In the Geobacter sp. FeAm09 genome, one interval contains:
- a CDS encoding CDGSH iron-sulfur domain-containing protein encodes MCFRPAGVNKPQECPNCHKKLASIGGVKQKICPFCKTDLTVEPKVDPIVLELEPGNYLRCTCGKSKTMPFCDGAHAGSGATPLAFEITEKKTVSLCNCGKTANAPFCDGSHAK; translated from the coding sequence ATGTGTTTTAGACCTGCAGGAGTAAACAAACCCCAAGAGTGCCCGAATTGCCATAAGAAGCTTGCTTCGATAGGTGGTGTCAAACAGAAGATCTGTCCGTTCTGCAAAACAGATTTGACCGTCGAGCCGAAGGTGGATCCGATTGTTCTTGAACTGGAGCCGGGTAATTACCTCCGCTGCACCTGCGGAAAATCGAAAACGATGCCGTTCTGTGATGGCGCCCATGCCGGGAGTGGAGCAACTCCCCTTGCTTTCGAGATCACGGAGAAGAAGACGGTAAGTCTGTGCAACTGCGGCAAGACCGCCAACGCTCCTTTCTGCGACGGAAGCCACGCAAAGTAA
- the mobB gene encoding molybdopterin-guanine dinucleotide biosynthesis protein B, with amino-acid sequence MIAHAISFVAKSGTGKTTLLEKVIAELKSRGYRIGVIKHDAHQFDIDHPGKDSHRLTQAGADTMLITSPEKLAMIKKHEASPPIEELIAAYFGDVDLVLTEGFKKSSLPKIEVHRRERSATLLCRGEEHDPTLLAVASDEPLQVDVPVLDLNNPSQIADFVAERIIHATD; translated from the coding sequence ATGATCGCACATGCCATTTCATTCGTCGCAAAATCGGGGACCGGCAAGACCACCCTGCTGGAGAAGGTGATTGCCGAACTCAAGAGCCGGGGCTACCGCATCGGCGTCATCAAGCATGATGCCCACCAGTTCGACATCGACCATCCGGGCAAGGACAGCCACCGCCTCACCCAGGCCGGCGCCGACACCATGCTGATCACCTCCCCGGAGAAGCTGGCCATGATCAAGAAGCACGAGGCGTCGCCCCCCATCGAAGAGTTGATCGCCGCCTACTTCGGCGATGTGGATCTGGTCCTGACCGAAGGTTTCAAGAAGAGCAGCCTCCCCAAGATCGAGGTCCATCGCCGGGAGCGGAGCGCAACCCTGCTCTGCCGGGGCGAGGAGCATGACCCCACCCTGCTGGCGGTGGCCAGTGACGAACCCCTGCAGGTGGACGTGCCGGTGCTGGATCTCAACAACCCGTCCCAGATAGCCGATTTCGTGGCAGAACGGATCATCCATGCAACTGACTGA
- the moaA gene encoding GTP 3',8-cyclase MoaA, translating to MQLTDSLGRTINYLRLSVTDRCNMRCSYCMPAEGVARKCHDDVLRYEELHLIAETAVGLGIEKIRITGGEPLVRAGIVEFLSRLSNIDGLRHLALTTNGLLLDKMAADLYEAGVQRLNVSLDSLKSETFAAITRGGDLDRVLAGLDAAEKAGFPPPKINMVVMRGVNDGEILDFAELTRSRGNSVRFIEYMPVIKEEGWQRYCISGEEILERIAARHTLEHVCKGAFAGPSRDFRIQGARGTLGIITAVSGHFCGECNRIRVTSTGQGKGCLFSDEQVNLLPFLRPPSPANLARALRGIVMAKPQGHHITNNGYEHQNFTMAQIGG from the coding sequence ATGCAACTGACTGACTCCCTCGGGAGAACCATAAACTATCTGCGTCTTTCGGTGACCGACCGCTGCAACATGCGTTGTTCCTACTGCATGCCGGCCGAAGGTGTCGCCCGGAAGTGCCATGACGACGTCCTGCGCTACGAGGAGTTGCACCTGATCGCCGAAACCGCGGTGGGCCTGGGGATCGAGAAGATCCGCATCACCGGCGGTGAGCCGCTGGTGCGTGCCGGCATCGTGGAATTCCTCTCCCGCCTCTCGAACATCGACGGCCTGCGGCACCTGGCGCTGACCACCAACGGGCTGCTGCTGGACAAGATGGCCGCAGATCTGTATGAGGCGGGGGTGCAGCGTCTGAACGTCAGCCTGGACTCTCTGAAGAGCGAGACCTTTGCCGCCATCACGCGGGGCGGTGACCTGGACCGGGTCCTGGCCGGGCTGGATGCGGCGGAGAAGGCCGGTTTCCCGCCGCCCAAGATCAACATGGTGGTCATGCGCGGGGTGAACGACGGGGAGATCCTGGACTTCGCCGAACTGACCCGGAGCCGCGGCAACTCGGTGCGTTTCATCGAATACATGCCGGTGATCAAGGAAGAGGGATGGCAGCGCTACTGCATCTCCGGCGAGGAGATCCTGGAGCGCATCGCGGCCCGGCATACGCTGGAACATGTGTGCAAGGGTGCCTTTGCGGGTCCGTCGCGGGACTTCCGCATCCAGGGAGCCCGGGGCACGCTGGGGATCATCACCGCCGTTTCGGGTCACTTCTGCGGTGAGTGCAACCGCATCCGGGTGACCTCCACCGGCCAGGGCAAGGGGTGCCTGTTCTCCGATGAACAGGTCAACCTGCTTCCCTTCCTGCGGCCGCCGAGCCCGGCAAACCTGGCCCGCGCCCTGCGGGGTATCGTCATGGCCAAGCCGCAGGGGCACCACATCACCAACAACGGGTATGAACACCAGAATTTCACGATGGCACAGATTGGAGGATAG
- a CDS encoding MOSC domain-containing protein: MAQVVAVCISEKKGERKTPVAEVTVKENHGIVGDAHAGDWHRQVSLLAEESIDKMRALGLNVTAGDFAENITTSGIELVTLPIGTRLRVGETLLEVTQIGKECHTRCAIYYQAGDCVMPKEGIFAKVITGGAIHPGGAVQRID, encoded by the coding sequence ATGGCACAGGTTGTCGCCGTCTGCATCAGCGAGAAGAAAGGCGAGCGCAAGACGCCGGTGGCAGAGGTCACCGTGAAGGAGAATCACGGCATCGTGGGGGACGCCCATGCCGGCGACTGGCACCGCCAGGTGAGCCTTCTGGCCGAGGAGAGCATCGACAAGATGCGGGCCCTGGGGCTGAACGTCACTGCGGGGGATTTCGCGGAGAACATCACCACCAGCGGCATCGAACTGGTGACGTTGCCCATCGGGACCCGGCTGCGGGTGGGGGAGACCCTGCTGGAGGTGACCCAGATCGGCAAGGAATGCCACACCCGCTGCGCCATCTACTACCAGGCCGGCGACTGCGTCATGCCCAAGGAGGGGATCTTCGCCAAGGTCATTACCGGCGGGGCCATTCATCCGGGGGGAGCGGTACAGCGCATCGACTGA
- a CDS encoding peptidylprolyl isomerase, with translation MATASARHILVKTKEECENLKAKIEAGADFGAVAEEHSLCPSKRKGGALGEFRPGQMVREFDQVVFSGEVGKVLGPVETQFGYHLIEITSRTE, from the coding sequence ATGGCTACAGCAAGTGCACGTCACATTCTGGTCAAGACAAAAGAAGAATGTGAAAATCTGAAAGCGAAGATCGAGGCAGGCGCCGATTTCGGAGCGGTTGCCGAGGAGCACTCCCTGTGCCCCTCAAAAAGGAAGGGCGGCGCACTGGGGGAATTCCGCCCCGGTCAGATGGTCAGGGAGTTCGACCAGGTAGTCTTTTCGGGAGAAGTCGGCAAGGTTCTCGGCCCGGTGGAGACCCAATTCGGCTATCATCTTATCGAGATCACCAGCCGTACCGAATAA
- a CDS encoding sigma 54-interacting transcriptional regulator, with product MELRKLWFEMEEWERDVLLYLVQGISPVSIDLLCVLSARSPVEILTVMDKLKKKKVVCEKKECPKGTYFLCESQLGEQIREYVPEEAMREAVCAMIRTYHQFLDEGHDKDLALAKLYLENGECPQGLSYVRNAADFFLQTDQPDKALAYYDYLVRTVAAAGLNAGNAEFYLSGFMGKIETTGQWIPVDEIVSQVFEACAVARRYRQWQFLARAQFELIWRLLLQGDIKKAAHYVSATMKLAERLADKRMIKMAAMWQCEIHRWRGEVAEGVRRYEESVEKLETFGDDKPSLWAGAALGLSYVISGRAAQGLGMIEAVRLKTNLLNIMSRRLVVFVDRMLIVSLLEIRRLDEAKAYVDAMLTLPNELLGHYQLRELCLLRAYFLCGEGKYREAFDYHVKATEYARYGGFVQQKLPWSFEYMDALEKQGFIHEEMNYDGEVERVLRGHDIYMKGVGLRYRALRSLERHEPCERVLADLHGSESLLERAGAEIELARTRIALGRASLKRDDLKNAQSYLEKAWLIFSKIDKKLFPQELLTILPLEKRNEIAINRIIAINESLGNIREKTPFINQVISAALDFTMTTRGAFFSTEPDREPRVVASRNIDPLFFTTKQFQRIKEVVARAARTASERLVPGPGEEGAVTDEGLARDGITSLICMPAKLYDTVQGYLYLDNRFTGGRFSENQLLYLRLLCSQMAVGLSNIEAYEAIRELKDRYQDEAVFYKREMGIDNPIETIVGTSTGITTVKEAIRQVAPTDSSVLVMGETGVGKELVAKAIHNLSNRKDGPFIPVNLAAIPAELFVSELFGHEKGAFTGAGDLYKGRFELAHGGTIFLDEIGDLPLHVQVRLLRVLQEGSFERLGSSKAIRSDFRVVAATNKDLAREVEKGTFRQDLYYRLNVFPIQVPPLRERLEDIRPLAQHFLVLSSRKMRKKPGHIPADELRKLMNYTWPGNVRELKHSVERAVVLCTDGKTHFSGIEQAAGGSLAGGDSFLAPMVDVEREHIEKVLNATRWRVTGPKGAALILGLKPTTLFARMKKLGISRT from the coding sequence ATGGAATTACGCAAATTATGGTTTGAGATGGAAGAATGGGAGAGAGATGTCCTGCTGTATCTGGTCCAGGGCATTTCACCGGTCTCCATCGACCTGCTCTGCGTGTTGTCGGCGCGCTCCCCCGTGGAAATACTCACGGTGATGGACAAGCTCAAAAAGAAAAAGGTCGTCTGCGAGAAAAAGGAATGCCCCAAGGGCACCTATTTCCTCTGTGAAAGCCAACTGGGGGAACAGATCCGGGAATACGTCCCGGAGGAGGCCATGCGGGAAGCCGTGTGCGCCATGATCAGGACCTACCATCAATTCCTCGACGAGGGGCACGACAAGGACCTCGCCCTGGCGAAACTGTACCTGGAAAACGGCGAATGCCCACAAGGGCTGAGCTACGTGAGAAACGCCGCCGACTTCTTCCTCCAGACCGACCAGCCGGACAAGGCGCTGGCCTATTACGACTACCTGGTGCGCACCGTTGCCGCTGCCGGCCTGAACGCCGGCAATGCGGAGTTCTACCTGTCCGGTTTCATGGGGAAGATCGAAACCACGGGGCAATGGATCCCGGTGGACGAGATCGTCTCCCAGGTGTTCGAGGCCTGCGCGGTGGCCCGGCGCTACCGGCAGTGGCAGTTCCTGGCGCGGGCGCAGTTCGAGCTGATCTGGCGCCTGCTCCTGCAGGGCGACATCAAAAAGGCGGCCCACTATGTTTCCGCGACCATGAAGCTGGCCGAAAGGCTGGCCGACAAGCGGATGATCAAGATGGCGGCCATGTGGCAGTGCGAGATCCACCGCTGGCGGGGCGAAGTGGCGGAGGGGGTCCGGCGCTACGAGGAGTCGGTGGAGAAGCTGGAGACCTTCGGGGACGACAAGCCGTCGCTGTGGGCCGGGGCTGCGCTGGGGCTGAGCTACGTCATCTCCGGCCGGGCGGCCCAGGGGTTGGGGATGATCGAGGCGGTGCGTCTCAAGACCAACCTGCTCAACATCATGTCCCGGCGGCTGGTGGTGTTCGTGGACCGGATGCTCATCGTGTCGCTGCTCGAGATCCGCAGGCTCGACGAGGCGAAGGCCTACGTCGACGCCATGCTCACGCTGCCGAATGAACTGCTTGGACACTACCAGCTGCGCGAACTCTGCCTTCTCCGCGCCTATTTCCTGTGCGGCGAGGGCAAGTACCGGGAGGCGTTCGATTACCACGTAAAGGCCACGGAATACGCCCGGTACGGCGGCTTTGTTCAGCAGAAGCTCCCCTGGAGCTTCGAATACATGGACGCCCTGGAAAAACAGGGGTTCATCCATGAAGAGATGAATTACGACGGGGAGGTGGAGCGGGTCCTCAGGGGACACGACATCTACATGAAGGGGGTCGGCCTGCGCTACCGGGCCCTGCGCAGCCTGGAGCGGCACGAGCCGTGTGAAAGGGTGTTGGCGGACCTGCACGGGAGCGAGAGTCTTCTGGAGCGGGCCGGCGCCGAGATCGAGCTGGCCCGGACCCGCATCGCCCTGGGACGCGCCAGCTTGAAGCGGGACGACCTGAAGAACGCCCAGAGCTACCTGGAAAAGGCGTGGCTCATCTTCTCCAAGATCGACAAAAAACTTTTCCCCCAGGAACTGCTGACAATTCTGCCTCTTGAAAAACGGAATGAGATTGCGATTAACAGGATCATCGCCATTAACGAGTCCTTGGGAAATATCAGGGAAAAAACACCGTTCATCAATCAGGTGATCAGCGCGGCGCTGGATTTCACCATGACCACCCGCGGGGCCTTCTTCAGCACGGAGCCGGACCGGGAGCCACGGGTCGTGGCCAGCAGGAATATCGATCCGCTGTTCTTCACGACCAAACAGTTCCAACGGATCAAGGAGGTCGTAGCCCGGGCGGCCCGGACGGCATCGGAACGGCTCGTGCCGGGGCCGGGCGAAGAGGGCGCCGTCACGGATGAAGGGTTGGCCCGGGACGGCATCACGTCCCTCATCTGCATGCCGGCGAAACTGTATGATACGGTCCAGGGGTATCTGTATCTCGACAACCGGTTCACAGGGGGGAGATTCTCCGAAAACCAGCTTCTCTATCTGCGGCTTCTGTGCAGCCAGATGGCGGTAGGGCTGTCCAACATCGAGGCCTACGAGGCGATCCGGGAACTGAAGGACCGCTATCAGGACGAGGCGGTCTTCTACAAGCGGGAGATGGGGATCGACAACCCCATCGAGACCATCGTCGGCACCTCCACGGGGATCACCACGGTCAAGGAGGCGATCCGCCAGGTGGCGCCCACGGACAGCTCGGTGCTGGTCATGGGCGAAACCGGCGTGGGCAAGGAACTCGTCGCCAAGGCCATCCACAACCTGAGCAACCGCAAGGACGGCCCCTTCATCCCGGTCAACTTGGCGGCCATCCCGGCCGAGCTCTTCGTCAGCGAACTCTTCGGCCACGAAAAGGGGGCCTTCACCGGGGCCGGGGACCTGTACAAGGGGCGTTTCGAGTTGGCCCACGGCGGGACCATCTTCCTGGACGAGATCGGCGACCTGCCGCTGCACGTCCAGGTGAGGCTGCTGCGCGTCCTCCAGGAGGGGAGCTTCGAGCGGCTTGGGAGCTCGAAAGCGATCCGTTCCGACTTCCGGGTGGTGGCGGCCACCAACAAGGACCTGGCGCGGGAGGTGGAAAAGGGGACGTTCCGCCAGGACCTGTACTACCGGCTGAACGTCTTCCCGATCCAGGTGCCGCCGCTGCGCGAGAGGCTGGAGGATATCCGCCCCCTGGCCCAGCATTTCCTCGTCCTGTCCAGCCGCAAGATGCGCAAAAAGCCGGGGCATATCCCCGCCGACGAGCTGCGCAAGCTGATGAATTACACCTGGCCGGGCAATGTTCGGGAGTTGAAGCATTCGGTGGAGCGGGCCGTCGTCCTGTGCACCGATGGTAAAACCCATTTTTCGGGGATTGAGCAGGCCGCGGGAGGCTCGCTGGCCGGGGGGGATTCCTTTTTGGCACCAATGGTGGACGTTGAGCGGGAGCATATCGAAAAGGTCCTGAACGCCACGCGCTGGCGGGTTACCGGTCCAAAAGGCGCAGCGCTCATCCTTGGACTGAAGCCGACGACGCTGTTTGCCCGCATGAAAAAGCTGGGCATCAGCCGGACATAG
- a CDS encoding FAD-binding protein, with translation MDQYTKHVLEQGISRRSFLSRTAMGAAGAGLLGLGGFAAKDAEAAVEKGGQFAKSSDGGATLNFMPKPKPITDKEIAHTVTFDVVVVGAGAAGVPAALSAAENGAKVAVVQKHPMPISQGNTGSGIDLAKSDKAGVEALVARLIADSAHRCSPSLIRQWAYNSGEAVKWVIDRAKQAGSPVVDQGSGPQVAIRKVNGYTLNYVTSFFGPKPYTTGDGMRHLAKTAEKAGVKFFFNMPAVQLVQTKSGEVIGVIAKGRDGKYTKFLAKKGVILATGDYQNNKAMCEYFIPDLKNFGRKQMDRTGDGFAMAYWAGGVIEPIGHTKMLHDFDAGPATMCDMPFLAVDRQGKRFVNETVEMSLLNNYLRDEKNAGHYSQVFDSDYMTQAATWPGKLVPPEGLKNYMPDVPGPKKGVFPSLINTHVADTLEELAKKLEVDPATFVATVKRYNEVVASGQDSDFGKPADRLVPVLKAPFYGIHRRVRVSTICSGMLINDDHQALNADGKPIKGLYVIGNLGGGFYGGVDYPLTVFGLSLGRCYTFGYLTGKHVAKL, from the coding sequence ATGGATCAGTACACTAAGCATGTGCTCGAACAGGGCATCTCACGGCGGAGCTTCCTGTCCCGCACGGCAATGGGCGCCGCCGGCGCCGGCTTGCTGGGTCTCGGCGGTTTTGCCGCGAAGGATGCTGAGGCGGCGGTGGAAAAAGGCGGGCAGTTCGCCAAGAGTTCGGACGGTGGCGCGACGCTCAATTTCATGCCGAAGCCGAAGCCGATCACGGACAAGGAGATCGCGCATACGGTGACGTTCGACGTCGTGGTGGTCGGTGCGGGCGCCGCGGGTGTCCCGGCGGCGCTCTCCGCCGCCGAGAACGGCGCGAAGGTTGCGGTGGTCCAGAAGCACCCCATGCCGATTTCCCAGGGCAATACCGGTTCCGGCATCGATCTGGCAAAGAGCGACAAGGCCGGCGTGGAGGCACTGGTGGCACGGCTCATCGCCGACAGCGCCCACCGCTGCAGCCCGTCGCTCATCAGGCAGTGGGCCTACAACTCCGGGGAGGCGGTCAAATGGGTCATCGATCGCGCCAAACAGGCCGGCTCGCCGGTCGTGGACCAGGGAAGCGGCCCCCAGGTTGCCATCCGCAAGGTCAACGGCTACACCCTGAATTACGTCACCTCGTTCTTCGGTCCGAAGCCCTATACCACGGGCGACGGCATGCGCCACCTGGCCAAGACCGCCGAGAAGGCCGGGGTCAAGTTTTTCTTCAACATGCCGGCCGTGCAGTTGGTCCAGACCAAGTCCGGTGAAGTGATCGGCGTGATTGCCAAGGGGCGGGACGGCAAATACACGAAGTTTTTGGCCAAGAAGGGCGTCATCCTGGCGACCGGCGACTACCAGAACAACAAGGCCATGTGCGAATACTTCATCCCCGACCTGAAGAACTTCGGGCGCAAGCAGATGGACCGCACCGGCGACGGTTTTGCCATGGCCTACTGGGCGGGCGGCGTGATCGAGCCCATCGGCCACACCAAGATGCTGCACGACTTCGACGCCGGTCCGGCCACCATGTGCGACATGCCGTTTCTGGCCGTCGACCGCCAGGGGAAACGGTTCGTCAACGAGACCGTGGAGATGTCGCTGCTCAACAACTACCTGCGCGATGAAAAGAACGCCGGCCACTACTCGCAGGTCTTCGATTCGGACTACATGACCCAGGCCGCGACCTGGCCGGGCAAGCTGGTTCCGCCCGAAGGGCTGAAGAACTACATGCCCGACGTTCCGGGCCCCAAGAAAGGGGTCTTCCCGTCGCTTATCAACACCCACGTGGCGGACACGCTGGAAGAGCTGGCCAAGAAGCTGGAAGTCGACCCGGCCACGTTCGTTGCGACGGTCAAACGCTACAACGAGGTGGTTGCCTCCGGCCAGGACAGCGATTTCGGCAAGCCCGCCGACCGCCTGGTCCCGGTCCTGAAGGCCCCGTTCTACGGCATCCATCGCCGGGTGCGCGTCTCCACGATCTGCTCCGGCATGCTGATCAACGACGACCACCAGGCCCTCAATGCCGACGGCAAGCCGATCAAGGGGCTGTATGTGATCGGCAACCTGGGCGGCGGCTTCTACGGCGGGGTGGACTATCCGCTCACCGTCTTCGGGCTCTCCCTGGGGCGTTGCTACACCTTCGGCTACCTGACCGGAAAGCACGTGGCGAAGCTGTAG
- a CDS encoding cytochrome c3 family protein → MKNKTIQTFLCAISLVVLLGGLLTAGAFAATAPKAKDGELGKLHAQKGVKCAQCHGKAKTPGAVPMATCVSCHGETAKLAQKTANVQPRNPHENRHYGTEGDCNLCHHQHKKSENFCLPCHERFDFIVP, encoded by the coding sequence ATGAAGAACAAAACCATACAAACGTTCTTGTGTGCCATTTCACTGGTTGTGCTTCTGGGGGGGCTTTTGACGGCGGGGGCCTTTGCCGCGACTGCGCCGAAGGCGAAAGACGGCGAGTTGGGCAAACTGCATGCGCAAAAGGGCGTCAAATGCGCCCAGTGCCACGGCAAAGCCAAGACCCCCGGCGCGGTGCCGATGGCAACGTGCGTGAGCTGCCACGGAGAGACGGCAAAACTGGCCCAGAAGACGGCCAACGTCCAGCCGCGCAACCCGCATGAGAACCGCCACTACGGTACGGAAGGCGATTGCAACCTGTGCCACCACCAGCACAAGAAGTCGGAGAATTTCTGTCTCCCCTGCCATGAACGGTTCGACTTCATTGTTCCATAA
- a CDS encoding VCBS repeat-containing protein: MLRTLRATSFLLALFLSVTVLNASAAFDEALVRDFAPLSGYVIQPAGNEFIIDLDARQQIAVGDIFSVVTPGEKIIHPVTKEVLGTQDTVKGILQVTRIKAGYSYCRPLGAVSGIRNGDVIRRFQNIDVDFWDYTGQGEPLFKELQTTLPHLPWQGYAASQKSRPATPALPAGKSPALYFVLTSQGLEVRSPDFEIIHAYPTPGTQQARISTVTANAPAAEKSESAMISRVFDSGTETYWTSPPMKGTPVGVETGDFDGDGKQEVAVAFGDRVEIYRLAGGNYQQLATIPLGVAMRAYHLDGFDLKGNGRPQLFVSAVTDAGNLSGVMIESQDGRYRIARKGIPWHMRSLMLPGEGPILLAQEMGVQGREFSGPVFRVRLAGTELAKGGAAEVPAKANLYDFTPFRFKDRKLFACLGADGYLNIVAPDGQVVGSSVDKMGGSESYLEMTEDVQSGGESRISYLPSRIVVNENGEIVVPVNTGFSLLSRVRMFSKSEMKAMTWDGSTLRDAWHSIQEKSYLADFRLADANNGGSKALVTVVAFPDYNPLAARRAALHIYKLP; this comes from the coding sequence ATGTTACGCACGCTACGGGCCACTTCCTTTCTACTCGCGCTGTTCCTGTCTGTCACCGTCCTGAACGCCTCGGCGGCCTTTGATGAGGCGCTGGTGCGTGATTTTGCCCCGCTTTCCGGCTACGTCATCCAACCGGCCGGGAACGAGTTCATCATCGATCTCGATGCGCGGCAGCAGATTGCCGTCGGCGATATTTTCAGCGTGGTGACCCCCGGTGAAAAGATCATTCATCCGGTGACCAAGGAAGTGCTCGGCACCCAGGACACCGTGAAAGGTATCTTGCAGGTCACCCGCATCAAGGCGGGCTATTCCTATTGCCGCCCCCTCGGGGCCGTATCCGGCATCAGAAACGGGGATGTCATCCGCCGGTTCCAGAATATCGATGTGGATTTCTGGGACTATACCGGCCAAGGGGAGCCGTTGTTCAAAGAACTGCAGACGACCCTGCCCCATCTCCCGTGGCAGGGATACGCGGCATCCCAAAAGAGCAGACCAGCAACCCCCGCCCTTCCTGCGGGGAAATCTCCCGCCCTCTACTTTGTCCTCACCAGCCAGGGGCTGGAAGTACGCTCCCCTGACTTTGAAATAATCCATGCCTATCCGACCCCCGGCACGCAGCAGGCGCGAATCAGCACTGTCACGGCCAACGCGCCGGCAGCCGAGAAGAGCGAAAGCGCCATGATCAGCCGCGTCTTCGATTCCGGTACGGAAACCTACTGGACCAGCCCTCCCATGAAAGGTACGCCGGTGGGTGTGGAGACAGGGGATTTCGACGGGGACGGCAAGCAGGAGGTTGCCGTGGCTTTTGGCGACAGGGTGGAGATCTATCGCCTGGCCGGCGGAAATTATCAGCAGTTGGCCACGATCCCCCTCGGTGTCGCCATGAGGGCCTATCACTTGGATGGCTTCGATCTGAAAGGAAACGGCCGCCCGCAACTCTTTGTCTCGGCCGTTACCGATGCCGGAAATCTTTCGGGGGTCATGATAGAATCGCAGGATGGTCGGTACCGCATAGCCCGGAAAGGGATTCCCTGGCACATGCGCAGCCTCATGCTGCCGGGAGAGGGGCCCATTCTGCTTGCCCAGGAGATGGGGGTCCAGGGACGCGAGTTTTCCGGGCCGGTATTCCGGGTCAGGCTGGCGGGCACCGAACTTGCCAAAGGTGGGGCAGCCGAGGTGCCTGCCAAGGCAAACCTGTATGATTTTACCCCGTTCCGCTTCAAAGACCGGAAGCTGTTCGCCTGCCTGGGAGCTGACGGCTATCTGAATATCGTCGCGCCGGACGGCCAGGTCGTTGGCAGCAGCGTGGACAAAATGGGGGGAAGCGAGTCCTACCTGGAGATGACCGAGGATGTCCAGAGCGGCGGGGAAAGCCGGATTTCGTACCTGCCGTCCCGCATCGTGGTGAACGAAAACGGGGAGATTGTGGTCCCGGTCAACACCGGTTTCAGTCTGCTTTCCCGGGTAAGGATGTTCTCGAAATCGGAGATGAAGGCCATGACATGGGATGGTTCGACCCTGCGTGATGCCTGGCATTCGATACAGGAAAAGAGCTACCTGGCCGACTTCCGCCTGGCGGATGCGAACAACGGGGGAAGCAAGGCGCTTGTAACCGTTGTGGCGTTTCCCGATTACAATCCCCTTGCGGCCCGCAGGGCTGCGCTCCATATCTACAAGCTGCCCTGA
- a CDS encoding molybdenum cofactor guanylyltransferase, whose product MDRPSRGQEIRGPLEGITGVILAGGASSRMGRNKALLTLDGMPLIEKIHRTMAQLFRDVVLVTNTPEVYAFLPCRTVADVYPGFGSIAGLHAGLAASSDEWIFVTACDAPFINPEVIRMMAAVSPGHDAVVPISEGGKEPLHALYGRRCLAEVEHLIRQGDRKLLILLDRVRTRYVTSEELASIPGAERSFCNVNTPDEYAAMVGMRRP is encoded by the coding sequence ATGGACAGACCCTCCCGCGGGCAGGAGATTCGAGGGCCGCTTGAAGGCATAACCGGTGTGATTCTGGCCGGCGGCGCATCCAGTCGCATGGGCAGGAACAAGGCCCTGCTGACGCTGGACGGCATGCCGCTGATCGAGAAGATCCACCGCACCATGGCCCAACTCTTCCGGGATGTGGTGCTGGTTACCAATACGCCGGAGGTGTATGCCTTTCTGCCGTGCCGCACGGTGGCTGACGTCTATCCCGGTTTTGGTTCCATTGCCGGCCTGCATGCAGGCCTTGCGGCCAGTTCCGATGAATGGATATTTGTTACGGCGTGTGACGCCCCCTTCATCAACCCGGAAGTGATACGAATGATGGCCGCCGTCTCCCCGGGGCATGATGCGGTGGTGCCGATCAGCGAGGGGGGCAAGGAACCATTGCATGCCCTGTACGGGCGGCGCTGCCTGGCGGAGGTGGAGCACCTCATCCGGCAGGGTGACCGGAAACTTTTGATTCTGTTGGATCGTGTGCGGACGAGATACGTCACATCGGAAGAACTTGCATCCATCCCCGGAGCGGAACGTTCGTTTTGCAATGTGAATACGCCGGACGAGTACGCTGCCATGGTGGGGATGCGGAGGCCCTGA